The segment tgagaagagtgttgttcagtttccacgtgaatgttggctttccattcttaatgttgttattgaagatcagtcttaggccatggtggtctgataggatacatgggacaatttcaatatttttgtatctgttgaggcctattttgtgaccaattatatcgtcaattttggagaaggtcccgtgaggtgctgagaagaaggtatatccttttgttttaggattaaatattctgtagatatctgtcaggtccatttgtttcataacttctgttagtttcactgtgtccctgtttagtttctgtttccatgatttgtccattgatgaaagtggtgtgttgaggtctcccactattattgtgtgaggtgcaatgtgtgctttgagctttactaaagtgtctttaatgaatgtggctgcccttgcatttggagcgtagatattcagaattgagagttcctcttggaggattttaactttgatgagtatgaagtgtccctccttgtcttttttgataactttgggttggaagtcgattttatccgatattagaatggctactccagcctgtttcttcagaccatttgcttggaaaattgttttccagcctttcactctgaggtagtgtctgtctttttccctgagatgggtttcctgtaagcagcagaatgttgggtcctgtttgtgtagccagtctgttagtctatgtctttttattggggaattgagtccattgatattaagagatattaaggaaaggtaattgttgcttcctgttatttttgttgttaaagttggcattctgttcttgtggtttcttcttttaggtttgttgagggattatcttcttgttttttctagggcatggttcccatccttgtattggtttttttctgttattatcctttgaagggctggattcgtggagagataatgggtgaatttagttttgtcgtggaatactttggtttctccatctatggtaattgagagtttggctgggtatagtagcctgggctggcatttgtgttctcttagtgtctgtataacatctgtccaggctcttctggctttcatagtctctcgtgaaaaatctggtgtaattctgataggcttgcctttatatgttacttgacctttttcccttactgcttttagtattctatctttatttagtacatttggtgttctgattattatgtgtcgggaggaatttcttttctggtccagtctatttggagttctgtaggcttcttgtatgttcatgggcatctctttctttagatttgggaagttttcttcaataattttgttgaagatgtttgctggtcctttgagttgaaaatcttcattctcatccactcctattatctgtaggtttggtcttctcattgtgtcctggatttcctggatgttttgagttaggatctttttgcattttccattttctttgattgttgtgccgatgttctctatggagtcttctgcacctgagattctctcttccatctcttgtattctgttgctgatgctggcatctatggttccagatttctttcctagggtttctatctccagcgtcgcctcactttgggttttctttattgtgtctacttccctttttaggtctagtatggttttgttcatttccatcacctgtttggatgtgttttcctgtttttctataaggacttctacctgtttggttgtgttttcctgtttttctttaaggacttgtaactctttagcagtgttctcctgtatttctttaagtgagttattgaattccttctttatgtcctctaccatcatcatgagatatgcttttaaatccaggtctaccttttcaggtgtgttagggtgtcctggattgggcgaagtgggcgttctgggttctgatgatggtgagtggtcctggcttctgttagtaggattcttacgtttacctttcgccatctggcaatctctggagttagttgttatagttgtctttgttaagagattgttcctctgttgattttgttaccctctatcagcaggcgtgggagacaagctctcttctctgagtttcagtggtcagagcagtctctgtaggcaagctctcctctttcagggaaggtgtacagttatctggtgtttggacctcctcctggctgaaggtgaaggcccaaaacaggatctttcccagaagctgtgttgctttggccaggaaggtggccagttgtctggagtcgaagatgtcgccgcctcagaagctctgtggctcttgtccggaaggaggccggccgtctggagctgaggttgGCGCCGCCTCAgatgctctgtggctcttgccgggaaggtggctggttgtctggagctgaagatggcgccgccccagaatctctgcgactctcttgcccgtcccagaaatggctggcactctgtattccacatggtcacccgtgcagcctgccctccgcggagtctcggagccaagaaggctcccgccggcgcctgtgccacaaacctctcaggccgggcagacccccgtgctctcaccaggaaggtggccggctgtctggactcattaattcttaatgataccctataagaatttctaaaattatatcattatttattaagctcttttatagtgagactgctattaggtccttttctgatagtcaaaactgcaatgaggaTTATGTCAATCTCCCCATGTGTCACCAGTTCATTACATCTAGATACTAACCAGACTTTCTATTacccagagcacattccaagaggttgtaaaaccattaatTGGAGCTCATAAAAGGGaaataatgatttattataggagCTACTACAGAACACAAAATATTGACTAGGTTTGCCTATAGAAAACtttactaataacttagttatgtttCTTAACTCCCAACCAATCTTTgaagctgtgacaggtgatgaatgtttagccagatacaTACTCTTAATGGATattcatgtaaacattctctgttgtaaaattcttattcaatttatgatttgagttAATGTGTGAACTTGTCATGAACATTTTACCTTGTGTTCatatattctgaaagatgtataaatgCTGAGGGAAGGAGAAGTGTTAGACCTGAGCTGAGGAGAAGATTTTAGACAGAACTGAGGATAAATTTTTAGTCAGGCCACAAAAgctgaactcaagaagaacttagaaataaAGGCATAGCATTGTGAGAAAAGGCATTGAGAGTAAGAACATTATTTTGACATCAGAACAGGAGAAGAGAGCAAAATTAGGATAATACAGAGTGCAATAACTTAGAAACTCTAGGAAGCATAACAAACTAAGAGAGCAATATGCATAatggtgagagaaagaaagaaaaaaaaagaaggtgcagagagcagaaggagcaagcAGCCTTCTCCTTACCATGAGACAGAATAGGTCTTTTCTTAATAacaaggcaggcttagtcttattaaaagTGTCAAAGCTTTCTACTTACAAacttgggtttaattcatttaccATTTACAGGGTAgaagttttttctttctgtttgcagTAAAGATTGGAGATCATTTTTCATCTAAAACAAGTGATTTCTTTCTGCACTGCTGATTGGTCCTTTGCCCCAAATGCATATGTAAGTGTAGATGTTTGTGTTTTGTGAAAATGTATGCAAGTTGGTCCCAACTTGTGTGAATGGAAACGTGtaaatgtgcatgcatgagtCTGTATGTAAATTTATGTGagtttatgcatatttgcttatgtgAAAGTTTTTCATTCTATGAGCGTTATTCTCTTGTCCAGGTTCTATAGAAGTTTATTGCTTCAAACTTCCCCCCTAGCCTGAAAAGCAAGAGGCATGTGGACAAAAGGGAAAGGTCTCTGGCAATTAATCCTTTAATTAATACCCCACACCCCCGCTGTTAAACTACAGGTATTAGTTGCCTAAACCAAAGGATTTTAACCCTCAGATAGAGCAAGAAAGTCTTTAGGACATTTTAGAAATCATTATCAGCATttcagtatagttagagagctagaCAGTCTGGAGATAGTCTATAAAGCCACACCAGAGTCCTACTATGTGTCTCCTTTCAATCCTCACCAGGCCTGGAGGTTCCAGACAGGTGTGCTGGATACAGATCTATAATACCAACAATTAAGAGTTGGAAGCAAGTCATgaggaatttaaggccagcctgagctacaggagacctagtctcaaaaataataataatcagtaataaaattttacaaataaaaatttatccACTCACTACCAATATTAACAGAATCAAAAATTAggcttaaaataaatgttttatcacTGAAACTTTTAGTAGCACACTCATAATTTGCAACTAACTTTTCAAATTGAGAATCCATAGTTTTAATAATTCTTCAAAATAAGCAAGCATAATAATAATTCATCCAAACAATATAAGTTGAAAGATGATCAATATACTAGACATGGGTAGTATACACAAATTTCTCTACCCAGGTACATACATAACATGTTAGAGTAAGTTACACATCAATGTCATCAACTGATATGCCAAAATCAAATTCAGTGAACAAATTCTATGACTAGAGGGCCACAAATTAAGCTTCCTTTGCTTTAAAACATCAATATGTTTAGATATATTTGACATTATATTCAATTTGGTCAGAAATATATTTGtacatttattatacataagaacATATCGTAATTTCAGAAATATATCTTAATTTTTCATTGCCTGGTTATTTGCACTGAAGTAGACTTCTTTAGATTCTTCAGGTCAGAGCCATCTTCTCACCTTTCTATTCAATGCACTCCTCACTTCCTTGTTTCTCAAGGTGTAGATGAGTGGATTGAGAGCAGGGGTGACCACACTGTACATGATGGCGATGATTGTATCCTGATCCAGAGAGCTGCCTGAGGCAGGACGGATGTAGGTGAAGAGAACAGGAGCATAGAACAGAACAACAACCATGAAGTGGGAGGCACAGGTAGACAGAGCTTTGTGGAGCATGCTGCAAGAACGGGTCTTGAGGAGAAGATTGGTGATGATGTAGAAATAAGAGAGAAATATCAGAAAAAAGGAAGTGAGGGCAATGGTGCCTGTGACTGTATTGAGCAGCCAAAGGTTGAGCTCAGTGTTTCCACAGGCCAGATCCAGCAATGGCTTAATATCACAGAAGAAATGATGGACATGATTGGGACCACAGAAGCTCAAACGAGATGTCATTACAGAGTGAAGCAAGGCATGGAAAAAGCCCAGGGTCCAGATAGTAACAGTCATGTGAATACAGAGCTGGTGATTCATGATCACAGAATAGTGGAGTGGTCTGCAGATAGCCACAAAGCGGTCAAATGCCATCACTGGCAGCAGCATGGTCTCAGTGCTACCCAGGAAGTGGAAGAAATGAAGCTGAGTTATGCATCCCAAGAAGGAAATAGCTTTGCTTGTGGAGAGGAGGTTCTGCAACAGCTTTGGCACTGTTACAGTAGAATAGGAGATATCTAGACATGCTAGGTTTCCCAGGAAGAAATACATAGGTGAGTGGAGTCTTGGGTCCAAGATGACAATCATCAGGATGGCTCCATTTCCAGTTATATTGATAAAGTAGATGGTGAAGAAAATCACAAAGAGAATAGGGTTTAATTCTTGTATATCTGTTACTCCCAGGAGGAGAAATTCAGTGACTGAGGTTTGATTAGACATCACCTATAAGAAAGGACAATTAGTATATAATACTACCCTGCATGTTGACCAGTCCTTCTGGCCATAAATTTACTTTTCATAACCAAAATATTTTGAGAGGTAGTTATTGTTTTTCATGATGCCTTCCCAATTTTTTCCTGGTATTTATCCAATATTATGTTAAATAACAATGTTAAATACATGTCTGTTGTGGGTTGTGATCAAACATATTCTAATTTACTACATTTAGTTAGTGACTTTTAATAGAACACAAGCCCACCATATTTTCTTTGTGTGACCATTTCCATTTTTACCCTATTTTCTCCTTATCTCTTGTTTAAGTTGGCTCCATCATGGAGTAGCTTTTAAATAGTCTACCAGGTAGACATCTGGGAGGTAAATACACTTGAAAAATTCTAACTAGAGGAGGATGAGTTGATTGTCTCATTCCAACCACTGgtcctttaaagaaaagaaacataccATAAGAATTGGCCAATGTGATTACctgaaattaaaatattctgCACAGTATGATGCTATCTACAGAACCTGAAGAATGGGCAAAAATATTCTCTAGGTATACTTCAGGCACAGGATTAATATCTAAAGTATGTAATTGATTGCAAATGTTAACCACACAAAAGTCTACTAATCAATAAATGGACTAAAGACCTCAATTGACATTTTTCACAAAAGATAGAGATGAATGGCTAATAAGTTATTTTAAAGTGTTTGGCTTCCAGAGCTACCAAAGAAATGCAAGTTAGCTTACTTTATCATTTCTCTCATTCCGGGCTAATGGCCTTCATTAAGAATGCAGAGgacaacaaatgctggtgaggaacATATAATGGTGCATCCACCATGGAAATCAGACTGGTTGTGTCTCTAAAACTTAAAAGTAGAATCACCATTTGACTCAGCTATACTGATCCTGGGATGAACCCAAAGGACTAtacatcctactacagagatacttgcatGTCTATGTTCAATCCTACTGCATTCGCAATAGTTAGAAAAATGAATCAGCCTAGATGCTCATTGTGTAGCAAGGAATAATGAAAACttagtacatatacacaatgaaattttatccatctgtaaagtaaaataaaattatgtctttGCAGAAAAATACATGGAACTAATTCTGTGATGTTACACAGGCAACAAAGTCACAGAAATGAACATACCCTATGTTCTTTCTTATATTCAGTCCTAGTTAAATATGTAGATCCAAGAGGGTGTAAGCATGGGTAAAACCACAAAACTAGAAAGAGGACCATGTGACTAGGAAAAGGAGAGATTTctagaaagaaatatgaaaaacagTGGAACAATATGTAAAGGAAGTCCAGGAGATCAACATAAGagaaggagacagggagatgaCAGGAGAGGGAGCAAAATCAACGAAAATGAAGTATGTTTGAGAAATCCCACAGGGAAATCCATTATCTTgcaaactaatttaaaaattaatacatttttaatgcGTAAAATGAAAAGTAAAGCTATGTTTTAAATATAGCAGTAACTATACTTTGTCTATGTAAAAtgtaggaaaaaaatagaaatgttctTATATAGCCTTCTTCTTAGTCACAACCTAGGAAATACCGTGGAAGCATATGATCACGATAGCCAAAGAGTCTgacaatatttgcatttatttttctgaactaTATTTGATGTTGCACTTCAAGTTCCCTAAAATATTATCCATTAAGTATTTTCAAGTTAAATTTCTAATGGTATGTGAGCACATGTAGAAACAATTGCCTGATAACAGATatctttctaaatttatttatttatttatttatttatttatttatttatttatttatttattgaggtaCAGTGTCCTACTTAATCTGTAGGTCACCACTTCTCCTAGGCTGACTTGACAGAGAGctccagaaattctcctgcctctacttccccaggTCCCTGTACTCAAACACAGGTTACCACACCCATTCTTTATTGCTGAGTGTTAAGGATCTATACCTGTTTTTTTCTGCTTGGATAGTAAGCACTTAACAGATGGGGCCATTTCCCCAGAcctcttcctttgtttgtttgtttgtttattggaacATAGTCTATAGTCTCCATATAAGTACAATtctcctacttcagcctcccaagtgctggagttatagaccTGTGTTGCTCTGCCATCTAACTTACCTTGCATTATGACTTGTGCTTTTTGTGCTTCTGTTTTTCTAGATGCCTTGAGGTGTGTTTTTCAATCCCAGAGACCCTGGATCAGAGAAGCTCTCCCTGCAGTCCCTCCCTCATTTCACGAGCAGCAACTGATATATACTCACTTTAGCATACTTGAAATCCTGTCTTTTTTTGTGGTCTAGCTTCTTGGGTCCCTTATTCCACTTATCTTAAAATAAGCTCACTCATCAGATACTAAAgaactttcctctcctctcttctagcTCCATCAGTGTGCCAATGGTAGCTGTGTTCTCTTCTGAGACTCCAGAAGCCTGTCTGCCTCATCTCAATTTTCTCCACAGATGCTGGAATTGTCCAGCTCTTCTAtcatctaaaaatatgttttctgtaTTAGTCTGCCTCTTTTTTCAAATACAATCCCTCTATTCCTTTCTTTCAAAACTCTTTTTCTGTAAAAATATAATTgtaaaacatttaatattttactaCACTTTCAGTTTACTAAAAGACTTTTtaagtcttctcttctcttctctcttctcttctcttctcttctcttctcttctcttctcttctcttctcttctcttctcttctcttctcttctcttctcttctcttctcttctcttctcttctctcctctcctctcctctcctctcctcccctcccctcccctcccctcccctcccctcccctcccctcccctcccctcctctcctctcctctcctctcctctcctctcctctcctcttctcttttttttctatattagGAGAGTACCTGAATTACCTTCCTAAATAACACTGATCAGAGCAGACATAGTTTTGCGAAGTAGCTTCCTCTGGTTCCTTTCTATTAAAGATGCCCTGGATTCACTGTACAAAAGGAAGAATCAAAATAACTGTGTGGAGGGTCCATGCTGCTTGGAGCCACCAAGAGAACTCCTTATCTGCAGTGGAGTTGAACAGAGGCTGACACTAGTATGAGTCCCACAAAGGGGGAATCACCCAAACCTTAGAGATAactagatgaagaaaataattaatgaacTGGGGAACACGTATAAGGATCCTGAGGATTCTAAATTTTATAGCTGGAAGACATTCTGAGAAATGGGGTTACCACTTCTGCAATTCTGTCAAGGGTTGCTTTCAAACAATTCATGGTAATGCCTCTTCTATGTGATTATAAACACAACAGAAATACATGTTTAAAACCTAGCCCCAttgcaaaatatatttatcatTCTCTGAGCCAGAAATCAAAATGATAGCACTAAAACAAATTTAGGGAAATTATTTACAGACTAATGAAAACTATTAACTAGACTTCTCTGTACAACCAGAACTCATTCTTGTACACCACACTTTTAATATTTAGAATTTTCAGATTTGGAAAACTAAATATTCTCCAAACAGGAACCAAGTGCAATGCAATGAATGAAAGAAGCCAAAGAAGCTTCCTGATCTGCATATAGAGTGAGGAGTCCATCACTAGAAAGGAAACCAGCCTGAACCCTGCCCATTGGTGTTTAATGTTACAGACAGACTAAAGATCGGGGCATTTTAATCCTAATTCACTCTCTTACCTGACTGACtgttaaaagcattttttttttccaggagcaTGTCCAGAAATTGTACGAGTTTGGAAATATTTGAAGTGATAGTTCATGTTGTATATCTGGCTTACAGTCTTCATCTATCGACACCTCTCTACCATCCTGACATTCTGCAAGCACTCTAAGAAGACTGAGCTCTAGACATAAAAGTCCCAAGGGAGCTTGTCCCGCAGGCTGAGCAGAATAgatgagaaaattaattttttcacACCTGCCATAGGGGAAATGTGCATGCACAATTCCTCTGTGCTCCTTGTGTTTTTCCCTCAGTTTTTCCATAGTTTCAGGTACATGAACAACAGAGGTCTAGGTGGCCATGTCCATCAATACagtcaattttcttttatctctttagAGTTTTTAGTTCACTCCGCCACCAATACAAATTCCCTGGAAGTGCACTGAAAATTTCATGGGAAAAATGgacataaaaatttttaattgatgGCAGatatgttgttttatttgtggTATTGAATAGTCTTCCTCATTTTTATTCTCCTGTCttcatcttccaagtgctggaattacagaaatATACCACTATGACTGACTGGAGATCTGTCCATCTTCTGTGGAATGATATCATGTTTCCTTAGTGCCACTTGCTAATTAGTCTCTCTTTTCACTGACATCTGTCTTGATACCTTCAATGttggctggcaagatagctcagcggATATggtacttgctgtgcaagcatgaacaATATAGTTTTTAATCCTAATACCCTCCTAAAAGCCATACTTGAATGATGGCAACCTGAAActccaatactcaggaggcaaagactaAAAATTCCTGGGGAAAATTGGCTAGCTACATGAGTCATATTAAAGAGCTCTTGGCTCAGGGAAAGGCCGTGCCTCAATAATGTGGTGAATGATTAAAGAAGATAACCAACATAAAATTTATACCTCCataagcaaatgaacaaacacaaagacacatgtGCTCTCACACACTCAACTATGTTGTATACAcatgttaaaaaaagaagaaaacttaatAATTCTGGACATTCAGGTTAAATTCTGTGGCCTCTATTGCATTTCACTGgtccttttgttttgtcttagaaaCATCTTTGTTGTGTTTTCTCTTAGAGTAGCCAGAATCAAATATTTTAACGCCTCCAACATTGTTCTTTCTTCCCATTGTTGGCCCTTCAGGGTCTTTTTAAGCTCCATATgaagtttcttcctttttatctctATCCAAAATATCACTGGCTTTTGATGAGAACAGCACAAAATCCATACATGGAATTTCTGTGGGAAGTATAggcattttcaaaatattaatgcTGCCAAATGTGCATAGCTGAGATTCTCTCATAGTCAGATGTGCTCTTCCAtatgttttctttagttttctctCACACAATAAATCCCAAATACAACCTCACCTCCATAGAGTCCAAAGTAGACCCCATGGAgacagccatatatatatatctatatcaaaGTATCCCCTCATCTCCCCCAACCATCTCCCTTTCAATTCCCCTTCTCCATCtactttcatgtatatgtttgtcaTACTACTTATGAGGTAAAATTACCTCTCTACACAGTCTTGTTCCATGCTACCTTTAAAAATCTTCCACACACCATCCATAGCCCTTTCATTCTTAAATTTCATTTATACTGTAATCAGCTTCACAGAACAAAGAGAGCTGTGCAGCACAATTTCTTGCTCTCAGCATATAAAGCTTCCATAAAGTATCCATATATCTTACTTTCTAAAGGACAGTATACTCCTGTGGCAATGAGCAAAGAAACACCTTACTGGTGGTATGGTTCTTATATGAGTCAGGGGCAGAGCAAATGTCAGTTTGTTCATCCTAGGTTGATGTTTGGCTTGGTGGCCAAAATTGTTTTATGCCTAGGATACATAAAAATCAatccaaatcaaatcaaatcaaatcaaatcaaatcaaatcaaatcaaatcaaatccaggtgGTGCAGcatgggaggaggaagacagacagagatctGCATTATGCCATGCCTCAGGTGAGGATGGGGAGAGATGCCCAGAGACCTGCCCTTCAGCATGGGTGGGCCATAGACACACAAAGCTCTGCCTACCATAATGTAGAGCTACTCTGGCACCCAAAGTCCTGCACTCAAGTGGTTGGCACAGGCGAGCCATTGACACTACCTGGCACCTCATCACTGAAGGTCAATCAGAGGAATTCATTCAGGGGCCCACCAGCCAAGGTAGTCATCTGCAGCAGTGGCCTCCAcaatgtgcaagtatgtggtgtgcagatgaaagagaaaaagaaatgaagcagCTTATGtgttatgaagagagatggaactggagactcaagggtGGAGAGAAGTGGCCTGTTGTGAGTGGCCAGTCCTGCCACTTGGGGCTTTGATGAGGTTCAAGCCTGAGGTGTTATTGAGGATCATGCCTGGATCCTTGATAAAGCAGCAGCAGTAGGTGGTATCAATGTCCATGGTCCATATTATCACTAGAGAACATGGAGACATCACTTTCAGGGTAATGGCACAGTACCATTTAGATTTTTAGTAGCTGTACAGAAGTCGCTCTGTCCCTTACTGGTTGCAGTGCTTTTAAATGTGACCCCATATCACAGCAGCTGTCATATTTGGAAGACCAGGCCCTGAACCTTTCCCAGGAatcacagtggagctggccctggtggtggaGATGTGGGTGAGGATGAGCTGGCCCTGACAACACGAATGTGGGAGAACTGATCCTACCACTACTGGTCAGCTGTATGGTGGCCCAGGTGTAGTTCTTGAAGCTACCATGGGGTCATAAAAAAGGGATAGCTCCTCACCACCTACAGCACTGAGGAGAGTGGATAGTGTATCTGGCCTGAACagcacaggagagctgaccctggggGTGGGGACTACAGtaagtggttttgtgtgtgtgaggtggaGAGAGCTGGTCCCACCACTCCTCTGCCATGAGGTAGGGTGTGGATAGAGGTGctatcctcctccttcctctctccacttgTAACACTTGGAAGAGCAGGCCCTGCAGTTCACCTTAGCAACACATTTGAGCTGTGGATAGGGCAAAGTGATCCAGCCCCAAAGGTCAAGAGCATTGTAGAGCTAACCACTCCACTCCTCTGCTGTGAGATGGCCGGGCAGCATAGATGTTGTCTGCTGTCTCACTGTCCTCGCCTGTGGCAGTTGGGAGAACTTTTTCTTTGGTCAAGAGGACAGATGAGCTGGCCTTGTTCCTCAGGCTGAGGATTTCAGGAGCACTGGCCCTGTACCTTGTCTAGGCTGCACGGTAGAGCTAGCCCTGGATGTTTGGGCACAGATGAGGATGCAACAATTGGGAGAGTAGGCCCTTTGCCTCGACTGGGCTGCACAGTGGAGTAGGCTGGATATGTGAGTGTGGTTGAGATGACCCAGAGGGCATCATTGCAGGAGAACTGACCCTGCTTCCTGCAGATGTTATTAGATTGGCTTAAGAAGAGTAGTCATGAAGAACTTACCCTGATGGTacactgaccagctcagctatcacccaggctcagatccagggctctgcGTTGTCGCACTCTAAAATCTTTACCATGTACAAACAGTTAAGATGTGTGAAAGGGCCAGTCTTGCTGATCCAAAGCTCCAGGATCTCCAatacacagggcaacaacagaataACGAAGAGGAG is part of the Mus musculus strain C57BL/6J chromosome 17, GRCm38.p6 C57BL/6J genome and harbors:
- the Olfr101 gene encoding olfactory receptor 101 — encoded protein: MSNQTSVTEFLLLGVTDIQELNPILFVIFFTIYFINITGNGAILMIVILDPRLHSPMYFFLGNLACLDISYSTVTVPKLLQNLLSTSKAISFLGCITQLHFFHFLGSTETMLLPVMAFDRFVAICRPLHYSVIMNHQLCIHMTVTIWTLGFFHALLHSVMTSRLSFCGPNHVHHFFCDIKPLLDLACGNTELNLWLLNTVTGTIALTSFFLIFLSYFYIITNLLLKTRSCSMLHKALSTCASHFMVVVLFYAPVLFTYIRPASGSSLDQDTIIAIMYSVVTPALNPLIYTLRNKEVRSALNRKVRRWL